The Methanolacinia petrolearia DSM 11571 genome has a segment encoding these proteins:
- a CDS encoding helix-hairpin-helix domain-containing protein: MKEKPDERSALVDLMRIPGVGKSIAHDLMNIGYHSVDDLKGEDPEEMYSKLCVFQGGHVDRCVLYVFRCAVYFSENEVHDPELLKWWNWKD, from the coding sequence ATGAAAGAAAAGCCTGATGAAAGATCCGCACTGGTGGATTTAATGAGAATACCCGGCGTCGGGAAGTCGATTGCACATGACCTGATGAATATTGGTTATCACTCCGTAGACGATCTTAAAGGTGAAGATCCTGAAGAGATGTATTCGAAACTCTGCGTATTTCAGGGCGGGCATGTTGACAGGTGTGTTCTTTACGTCTTCAGGTGCGCTGTATATTTTTCCGAAAATGAAGTCCACGATCCCGAACTGCTCAAATGGTGGAACTGGAAGGACTGA